The following proteins are encoded in a genomic region of Cystobacter fuscus DSM 2262:
- the argS gene encoding arginine--tRNA ligase yields MSTSAYSHYRAAFVEALAQSLGVPASEIDAQVKPADPAHGDLSFPTFPLAKAQKKAPPAIAAGLAQNLKVPGLEIVAAGPYVNARFSLLPFTAEVIDAARAQGTRYGGGDSGAGKTVVMDYSSPNIAKPIAFHHIRSTVIGHAVANLHRALGYRVEGINYLGDWGKQFGLVAVGFQEYGDPAKRQDMAHLVKVYVQANQRAEKEPAFDERARDFFRRMEANDAEALALWKEFRETSIRDFLRIYARLGIRFEHIEGESFYQDKMEPVIAEISRTVGVKQSEGALIVDLPYEENEPPVLLKKNDGSTLYATRDLAAAIDRHERFHFDKSLYVVATDQSLHFRQLFRVLKAMGRDFVERMVHVNFGRVHGMSTRQGNVVLLTDVLDEARSRALALVKNNIEEGKIQTDDPEALAEQIGLGAIFFGDLKNRRATDYTFDWDEILNFTGHTGAYLQYAHARACNILRKGGGAPTTYDASRLTLPEEQAVLRAIARLPVVVQEAADQQEPSYVARWLLDLAAEFSRYYTLGNQDRAKRVLLEGDEPLKQARLALTDATRAALAAGLTLLGIATPENM; encoded by the coding sequence ATGAGCACTTCCGCCTACTCGCATTACCGGGCAGCATTCGTCGAGGCGCTCGCCCAGTCGCTGGGTGTGCCTGCCTCCGAGATCGACGCCCAGGTCAAGCCGGCCGATCCCGCGCACGGGGACCTGTCCTTTCCCACCTTTCCCCTGGCCAAGGCGCAGAAGAAGGCGCCTCCGGCGATCGCCGCCGGGCTCGCGCAGAACCTGAAGGTGCCCGGGCTGGAGATCGTGGCCGCTGGCCCCTACGTCAACGCGCGCTTCTCGCTCCTGCCCTTCACCGCCGAGGTCATCGACGCGGCGCGCGCCCAGGGCACGCGCTACGGCGGCGGGGACTCGGGCGCGGGCAAGACGGTGGTGATGGACTACTCCTCGCCCAACATCGCCAAGCCCATCGCCTTCCACCACATCCGCTCCACCGTCATCGGCCACGCCGTGGCCAACCTGCACCGGGCGCTCGGCTACCGCGTGGAGGGCATCAACTACCTGGGCGACTGGGGCAAGCAGTTCGGCCTCGTCGCCGTGGGCTTCCAGGAGTACGGCGACCCGGCCAAGCGCCAGGACATGGCGCACCTGGTCAAGGTGTACGTCCAGGCCAACCAGCGCGCGGAGAAGGAGCCCGCCTTCGACGAGCGCGCTCGCGACTTCTTCCGGCGCATGGAGGCCAATGACGCCGAGGCGCTCGCGCTGTGGAAGGAGTTCCGCGAGACGTCCATCCGCGACTTCCTGCGCATCTACGCCCGGCTGGGCATCCGCTTCGAGCACATCGAGGGCGAGAGCTTCTACCAGGACAAGATGGAGCCGGTGATCGCGGAGATCTCCCGCACGGTGGGCGTCAAGCAGTCCGAGGGCGCCCTCATCGTGGATCTGCCCTACGAGGAGAACGAGCCGCCCGTGCTCCTCAAGAAGAACGACGGCAGCACGCTCTACGCCACGCGCGACCTGGCGGCGGCCATCGATCGCCACGAGCGCTTCCACTTCGACAAGTCGCTCTACGTGGTGGCCACGGATCAGTCGCTGCACTTCCGGCAGCTCTTCCGCGTGCTCAAGGCCATGGGCCGCGACTTCGTGGAGCGCATGGTGCACGTCAACTTCGGCCGCGTGCACGGCATGAGCACGCGCCAGGGCAACGTGGTGCTGCTCACCGACGTGCTCGACGAGGCGCGCTCGCGCGCCCTCGCCCTGGTGAAGAACAACATCGAGGAGGGGAAGATCCAGACGGACGACCCCGAGGCGCTGGCGGAGCAGATCGGCCTGGGCGCCATCTTCTTCGGCGACCTGAAGAACCGCCGCGCCACCGACTACACCTTCGACTGGGACGAGATCCTCAACTTCACCGGGCACACCGGGGCCTACCTCCAGTATGCCCACGCGCGTGCCTGCAACATCCTGCGCAAGGGCGGCGGCGCGCCCACCACCTACGATGCCAGCCGGCTCACGCTGCCCGAGGAACAAGCGGTGCTGCGCGCCATCGCCCGGCTGCCCGTGGTGGTGCAGGAAGCGGCGGATCAACAGGAGCCGAGTTATGTCGCCCGGTGGCTGTTGGATCTGGCCGCGGAGTTCAGCCGCTACTACACCCTGGGCAACCAGGATCGGGCCAAGCGCGTCCTCCTCGAGGGGGACGAGCCACTCAAGCAGGCGCGGCTGGCGCTCACGGATGCCACGCGCGCGGCGCTCGCCGCGGGGCTCACCCTGCTGGGCATCGCCACACCCGAGAACATGTAA